AGATTCAAAACTGAAACCCAGGAAATGCTCTAAGAAAAGAGCATCTACTACATCCCAAAGGCGCATCACCCGCTTGTTTGCTGCCTCGTCCTCAACCCCCGTTCCTACCAACGACTTGTTAGAAGCCAGAGTAATTTCATTGGAAGCCAAAGTTCCAGTTTTGGAACATCAAGTCACCTCTTTGGAAGCCACCGTCGCCACTCTTGGAGCCACCAACGAGCGTCTCAAGACTCGTGTGAACCACCTTCTAAATCGCAAGCGGAAAAGGAGCACAACTGGTTCTTTACTTTCACAGCGCCTTGTCAAGCATCGGCGGAAGAGCACACCTCAAACCCCACAGGACATTCAGGTGATTATTTCCTCTAATTTATTCCGCAGAACAACAACTTTCAAACTactatatttttagaaaatgcCACAAAAGAGAAACAATGTGAGCTTATTCATGGTTACAATTTTCTCTTCAGGAAAAGAAGACGGATGACTGCTTAGTGGGGTCTCAATCTCCCATTCTCAGTCAATATCAGCTCCACCAACATGAAGACTCTCTACGTTCCCCTCAGCACCCATCTCCCACCCACCAACAAACTGACCACCCATCACAAGATCATCAACCACCCGCTGACCACGATACGAATAACCACAAGTCACCTACTCGCTTTGCATCCCCCACAGACGATCACCAAACCCCCAACACCCAAACACCCACACAAAGTGACTCTCCACACAACTCTCCCGACAACCTTTTGCCTGTTCACGACTCTCCTGCCCACCACTCTACGGACCACCACTCTCCTGAATACCGCTCTTCCAACCACCAATCTCCTAACCACCAAGCTCAGCACCAACAATCACCTATCCACCACTCTCCAGCCAATCACCCAATTGTCGACCACCACTCTATTGACCACAGCTATTCTGAACACCATTCTCCTAACCACCCAATTGTCGACCACCATTCTCATAACCACAAATCACTTGACCACTGCTCACCTAACCACCATTCCCAGACACCCACAGCACACGCATCCCACCAAGCTAAGCACCCCTCTCCAGCCGATCACCCAATTGTCGACCACCTAATTCCCGTACAGTCTGAATCGCCTCTAGTCTCTTCTACCCGCCACGCTCCTGACCAACACACCCCCGCCCCTCAAACTCCTGACCACATAACTACGCCCCACATAACTACCAACCAACAACCACTCGAACACAAATCATCTGATTTGATATCGCCCACCCACCCCTCACCTGTCCATGTCTCTACACCATCCAGCCCTCCCACACATAAGCCCCCCGTTGACGCATTTAACGTCACTCAAGGAAGCCATTCACAAAACTTCGCTCAAATAGCTACTTTACCCCTGTTTGACGCTACCCCTCTTGGGAAACCAACCTCACCAGAGGTCATGTCAGGATCAGACCCCGGTACATGCTATGCTCCCTACAAGCCTGCCGGTACGTCCACACCAAACTCAACCCCTACCAAGCCTGCTGTGTCCCCACAAGCGTTTTCTCCACATTGCTCGTCACCCAATGCTTTCGCAGCACTAAAAGGGTCCACCAAATCGTTCATGTCTTCTCCCAACCGCGAAACCGCCAAGGTAACTTTGTTTTCACATCCTCAACCCACTACCTTGTATATTTGTTGGCTAACCACTTCTATAATGGTTGCAGGATGGCAAAAAAGAGGAAGTTGATAAAGAAGATACCTACTCGGGCTCCCCAGACACTAAAGTACGAAAGATTGTTGCTGAAGTTAATGTATTGCCTCCACTCTACACCCTAATTCTtcatatttaaaagttttagaTAGCGTAATACGTACTCAAACAAATAAATGATAACTTCACCTCATATTCTGCAGGTGCAAACGGCTGAGGACGAGGTTTGCGAGCTTAGTGACTCCTCGCCGGCCAAAAAAAACAGAGCTCACTCACTGTCTGCAGAGGAAATTGCACTACACAAAGCACTCAACCGCCCTGATTTCCCACAAAATCTTCTCATCACATCTCCGCCTGTCGACCTCTGGAGCCTCTTTTCAAAAACACTAAAAGCGGCCAGAAATGTGTAAGTACACCTTATGTTGCACTTACAGTCCTCTCTCAATACCTTCTCCTACTTTACTGATACACCTTATGTTGTACCGATCCCTCCGGCCAGCTTCCACGTTACACCTTCAAAGCTCGATTTCAACAACTACTTCCTTCTCCAGCTAGCCACCCCCCAACAATGGACAAACACACTTGTAAGCCCCTACTTTTGTGTGTTATATTATGTCTGTACCTCTTCGTTTTTTTCATACACTATATAAACATGTCTACCATTTTGTCTCCAGCACATGATCGTACTAATGCACGTTCTTGGGGAACGTCACAAGAGCGTACTTCTTATGCACAATTCCGTGTTTACGACGCCTGAATTGACTTCGTTGATGCTGTCCAAAGATCGCCAATTCCAAGCCGCAGTTAGAAAAGATAGGCTTCGTTGGGACTCTCGACTGACAAAATTGATCCTGGCACCCCGTCTAACTTGGATGAAAGAAGTCCACACAGTCTACACTCCTATGATATGGGCAGACAAGCACTGGGTTGGTCTCGCTATCAACCTCGCCATTGGACATGTTGAAGTAATGGACTCAGCCCCCACCCTGTACGACGATGGCAAGGTACTGAAGTTCATGAAGCCCATTCTTCAGATGCTACCCTACCTTGTTCGCTATGTGGCAAAGAACAACGCTCGCAACCTCTCACCTTTTACATGGGAGCGCATCCCCGGCACCTACGAAAACCTTAGGTCTGGTGACTGCGGCCCCGTTTGTGCGAAGTTCATGGAAATGCACCTCCACGACAATCCATATCCACACATGTCAGGGATCACAGATGCCATGGTTGACCAGTTCCGCAAGGTCTACGCAATGGATGCGTACAAAACCATCATCCTACCAGCTTACCAGCCTACTACAACTGGGTAGTCTTCTCATTACTAGGACTTTTCTTGTGTTCAGGAGGCACCTTATCCTTTTTTGTACTACTATTGTGCCCCTATCGGCTGCTGCTActtgttttgtgtttttcttgCACCTCGGCTAGGACTTGTTATGTAAACTACCAACTAAAACTCTAATGCTAGCTAATCAACTACGTATTTCTCATTACTTACCATTTTGTTCTAACCACACGTGACTATCCACAGATCCATACGCACCAAAACACTTATAGTTCCAACCACCGCTATCCGTCCACGAATTCAAACCTACCCTGTAACGTTTTCCTGTTACAGGACCCACCAACACATTGATAAATCTCGTTAAAGACTAACAAAAGTAGATCTCCCCTCATAATATCTCCAACTCACAATACCTCTTCTCTCTTCATCTCagatcttaaaaaatatttgccTCCACCAAATGGAAAATGTACAAGGAATACCCAGGCAGTGCCATTGTGGGTCTCAGACCATTGTTCTCACATCCAGAACCCAAGAAAACCCAGGGCGAAGGTTCTTTCGTTGCGGGACAACCTCCGGTCCAGGACACCTTTTCAAGTGGGTTGACGAAGCCAACTCCGAAGAGTTGGGAATGCTGGCAGATAAACAAGCCACTCTCCAACAAGACATGACACAACTTAAGCAAGATCTTCTCGACCTCAAGACAGATATTTGTGAGATTCTTGATGTCCTACAGAGTATTAGATCTAATGCGTAGATCCAGTGTTTCACTTATTTCAATGCTCTAGTAGAGAACAATGTATCACTTCCACTATGCAATTATGTGTCTTTATTGATTTTCTTAACAAAAGCATCCTCTGATTTCCCAAATAAGTCTCTCCAATTGCAAATACCTCGCATACCTCTAACCAAATAATCAAGCGCGTAAACCACACACATAACATCCACGCTCACACAACCACGTACATAAGGACGGCATATATACCATTCGGGTTTTACCATCCACTACACTGAATCCACCGCTGCGAAAAAAGGTTTCGCAACCCTAACAGACAAAGCTAGTTCAGAACTGCTGCCTACCACAACCAACTTCTCGACCCATCCAAATCGGAACAATACATTTCAAAACAATTTAATCAACTGGTTCCGAGAATCCATATCCGAACAACCTCAAGTTCAGAAACATTGATTTACAGGTCTCGAACACAAACCGATCTCACTAACTACAAACGTATATCCCAAACCATACACCCCTATACCCTATACACCATACCCTTAACCCTTAACTCAAAAGAATACTTATTTCTTTCCCAAATCACTCAGCTcgctaaaacaaaaaaatggtcTTCACGTATTTAAAACCTCCCACCAAACTCTCTGTCTTTCATTATACCTAAGAGATTACCTAATCTCTTATATTTACACATAACTATGTATTAGGATCCCAACAAACCAACCACACACCCGCCATCCACAAGCTTACAATTTCCGGCTTACCAAAACTATTCTTAAACCCTTTACCCTATATTTCTGTATACTAGTCAATAGCGGTTATCAAGTCGTGGTTAGCTAATTCACAAAATCATTTTCTGCCATATAGCAACCTAGTGGTCAAAAATCTATGTTCCAATTTCTGTAAAATAAGTCAACAAGCAGAACAACAATAATAACAAACTTCACCTTAAACACATCATCCAAATCCCAACATGTCTTTTCAGTGTGAAAAAACCTACAATTCCTCGCCCATAAAACATCATAATAGCATCCATCAACCGAAAACCGAAATACATATGTTAATCCTATGGGTGGTTTgttctcaaacaaaaaaaaattaaccacaTCACCCAAACGCGTCATCGCCCCAAAAGCCTCCTAAGCCTTCCTCTCCCCAAAAGCCTCCTAAGGTCTCTTCTCCCACTCATTTCAGCGGAACCGTACAGTTCGTCCTGTTATGCCCTGTCCCCCTGCATCTTCCACACTTGTTCGGTACCGCCTTCTTATTTGGTCCCTGCCACACATGTCCACATCTGAGATTATATACTGAGAAGGGGGGGGGGGCTCAAACATGATTATACGACTAAAGAAACAACTTACAGGGATTTCTCCTGTTGATAGGAAGCGTTTTGTCTTCCGCCTTCCTGCCGGTCTCTTCGTCACAGGTGGCATCAAAACCTTATTCATCACCTCTTCAGGAATATCCTCATCCCTTGGATCGCCAATTGGACTGATCACATCGGCGTATGTTTCTCTCCAGGCCTCTGTCTTGTACCAGTGCCCAACTAGTGTATCGTAAGGTACCCCAAGGTTGTCAGCAGCGAGCATTGCATGACCACATGGTATCTTCATGTGGTCAAAGTACTTGCAGGAACATTTTTTCTGATCTAAAATTACGCTGTCATAACCTCCATACTTCCCTACAACCTGACTGCTCCAACTAGAAACTGAATTGATTTTGCTTCCACTCATCAGTGCCATGCTCTTTGTCATTACCTTATCCACCTCAACAGTCATCAACCCCCTATGCCTCTCAGACTTCTTCCTACGAGCACTAAACCACCTTGTCATCATCTCTTGTATAAACATAAGCAACTCAACTATTGGGGATGATCTGCCTTCCACCAAAGCATTGTTCAGCTGCTCAGCTATGTTACTTGTCATTATGTTGTACCGGTCACCTTTGAAGTATGTCCGCGACCAGTGCGCTGTTCCAATCTTACCTAAATAGATAGCGCAATCATTGTTTGCCGCCTTAATCTTGTCACAGTAGTTTTTGTAGTCACGCATCCTGTGAGCACAGGCTGCGGCTGTCACCATCCTTGCAAGCCCCTTGCATGAAAATCTAGCATTCACATTCCTTGCTAAATGAACAATGCAGTACCCGTGCTGTGCCTGTGGATACACACGACTCACTGCCGATGCAATACTAGTTGCTCTATCTGAAATTATGGTGACATCTGGAGAATCAGCCAGAATCCTTTCAAGCTTCTGGAAAAACCAGGTCCACGCATCCACATCCTCAGCGTCCACAACAGCAAATGCCAAAGGAAACACTTGGAAATTTCCATCCTGACCACTAGCTGTTAACAAAACACCTTTGAACTTACCACCGAGGTGTGTGCCATCAACCACCAATACCAGCCTCAGCTTCTTGAAACCTCTTATAGAAGCACCAAACGACAAGAACATGTACACAAATCGCTCCACTCCACCCTTGTCAACCTCTGACTCTATATCAGCTATTGTGCCTGGATTTGCAAGTTTCAGCATATACAAATACTCTGCCAACTTCGTATAAGAGTCATCATCTGGTCCCCTTAAATCAAATACAGCTTGTTGCTTTGCTCTATAACACTTCATGTAAGAAGCTGATATCCTCAGATCTTCCAGAACAAGCCTCTGCAATTCTCCCACTTTAGGGCCTTTGCTTGGCTCCTTAAATTTGGCTTTGTACACAGCCGCAATTACTCGGGCTGTTCCTCTCTTCATGTAACCATTCCGGCTCTCTATTGGGCAAGAATGAACAAGCTGGGCTTTCCGAATTTCATAGTACCCAGTTCCGCGTATCTCATGTGCTGTAACTCGCCAATCGCACTTCTTTTCGGGACACTCGCAAACAAACGAGTCAACTTTCGTACGGGTCTGACTGAACCTGATCTGATTCTTGATGGCATAAATAGCCAAAGCTATTTGACAATCAACCTTGCTCCCATATACTTTTCCAACATGCACCACACCATCTGCCTCTTCGATATCGAGTCCAGGTATCTCAGCAGCTTCGTACTCTGTATCATCATATAAAGGAGGAATGTCAAACTCTTCGTCGTCCACGTCGCATAACTTCCGTTTATCTCCGTCGCGTCCGCCAGTATCATGTCCACGTGGTTTGTTTCCACCACCACGGTTTCCTCCCATCCACGAGAAGTCATCCATGGGTACCTCTGCTTCAACATCGCTTCCCCCCCATCCACTGGACGACTGACCATGCTCTCCATTTTTAGCGGGGCCGCCGTTGGCTCGCCTAGCCGCTTCCATCTTAACCAAACCAGGGTCCTCTTTATCGTTGAATATGACCTCCACAGCATTTGATCCACCCAAATCACCAGCAATTAATGGTTCCCAGAATTGATAGTCATATCCTCTTGGCCTAACATCCCTCTCATCTATCTCTTCTGGACCAACATAATCACCATCAATACCTTCACTGCAACCACCAAAATCATCTCCTCCGCTGGCCTTACTCTGAGCCTTCATTCTTTCTTCAAACCTCTCCACCTCCTCCACCAGCTCAACATCGTCGTCATTGATGAAGGTATATTTTGGATAAGTTTTAGACCCTACACTAGACACGTTTTCCCCCTTCCCACCAAAATGGCTACCAGCACATTTCTTATCCATTACGGGTGTATCAAAACCAACGCTCTTACTTCCGGAGCCTACAAACACATCTCCTCCAAAAGGTTCAAACGTAGCAAACAGATTCAGAGACCCCTTCACCTTCATATGCGTGAAAAAATACTTCAACGCTCCATCGCTCGTAAGCACTACAGGTGGGGTTTTAATCCCGGTTGCAAGTTCCAAACTATCCGGTGGCCAGTAAGACAACGAAACACCGTACTCCAATTCCCCTACACGGAACTCAGCAAGCACTAGACGTTCTAGCTCTTTGATGGACATTCCCACTTCAACAGCTACCATCCTAGCCATTCTTTTCTTCTCCACCACGAATTCCCATTTTCCGTCTGAACCACATACCCAACCACCGCACATAACCAAACACATCTCATCCATCTGCTCTTCACACCACAAATAACACAGAAAACAATTTCTAACATCAGCAACCATGATATCATAACCGTATCAACCCAAGTAACAGCTTTCGAAGAGGAAGTTACAAAAAACTTACAGTTGATATGTCCGTTTCGCGAAACTGTGAGAAAGAGACACAGTAGGTCTCACTTCCTCTTTCACCTTAGTCTTCTCcctcagatctgaaaatcaaACGAGAGCAACAACAATTGGAGGAAATTAATGGCTTTACCCTAATAAATGCAACAACGTCGTATCCTTCTTAATTGCACCAACCACATCCTAAGACACTATACTAACCACAACCGTTCGATTTCGCttatttataaactttaaatcttGTGCGTTAGATTCGCCCACCGTAAATCCATTAGCTGTCCCCGACTTACCTTTACATTTATTACAACCGAACCTTAATTCAGTTACAAAGAAATAACATgactaataaaaacaaaacattctCGTTACAACAAGTGGGGGCATTTCTGGCCAATAAAGGACAGCTGGTAGGATAAAGTGGAAGGAAAGTGTGTCAAACTCAGATTGTGTCTCTcaagaagaaacaaacacaCATTGTGTCTCCTTATGTAAGTCTCTCTTTTTTAAAACGAAAAAGCAAGAATATTAGCATTTTTGAGACATGTATGtacctttttatttctttaaatctCTGTATGATACAACCTCTCTTATAGTTTGAAGCTAATATATTTGTTAACACACTTTGCACTTCTAATATCTTGACAAAGAGGTAAATGATTTTCCTGTAACTTTTGTAATAGTATATTGAAATACCAAAACTAATATACTTACTTTTTCTCACTAACTTCAAACGTACGGTTCTATCTTATGCATACATTACCTTCTATCACACAATGGTATACAGAAAATGTTAGTATAATGTATTGAAACAAAGAATTGTCAGAATTAATCATTTATAATAGCAAAATGGATGGTCAATGAAGAAGGATTTTGGGTCCCCAGTCCCTAAAGTTAAGGTCAAGAAGATAGAAAGTGAGAACAGGTTCATCTgtcctttttattatattctcAGTATTTGTTTCTTgtctttagattttattattttatatggttcAAGCCACTTGTAGAGTTTGATGAGCCAGCTATTTGTCCAAGTACTTTATCCTTTTGTCAAGGATAGTCCAGTTAATTATCAAAGTTTGAGTATAATAAAGACAGGGAATGTTGAAATTGTTTGGTTTATATATCTAGTTAACAGTCTTAACACCATGAGAGACCTCTATTTACTGGTAAAGATGAGTACACACTCAAACAGGATCAATTTTAGTATTCTCATGATATGGTTCTTTTATCTAATGCGatatacaaatacaaaataCTGGATTGGGTAGTTATGCATGTCGTTAATGTTTGTGTCGCGTGGCCGGTTTGGGGAGCTATTTACCGAATGCGCTTGACCTGAATTTGTTCTTCATCGTCATCGGGGTCATGTCGGGAACTTTTGGTTTGTCTTCAGTCGAGCTAGCTCTTGTCGGTCTGCTTGTCGTCCTCCTCCTAAGGAGCTCCGGAGCCGTTTGCCTGCCGTCTCCGTCGATGCCCAAGGGAGCCACTTTCGGGTGAGTGTTCCACTGGAACTTCAAGCAACCTGTATGAGCTATACTCTTGATTAACTGGTTCACTGGAAGATTGAGAAGTGTTATCTTGGGGAAATATTGT
The Brassica napus cultivar Da-Ae chromosome A1, Da-Ae, whole genome shotgun sequence DNA segment above includes these coding regions:
- the LOC106428690 gene encoding uncharacterized protein LOC106428690; its protein translation is MITSPHILQVQTAEDEVCELSDSSPAKKNRAHSLSAEEIALHKALNRPDFPQNLLITSPPVDLWSLFSKTLKAARNVFHVTPSKLDFNNYFLLQLATPQQWTNTLHMIVLMHVLGERHKSVLLMHNSVFTTPELTSLMLSKDRQFQAAVRKDRLRWDSRLTKLILAPRLTWMKEVHTVYTPMIWADKHWVGLAINLAIGHVEVMDSAPTLYDDGKVLKFMKPILQMLPYLVRYVAKNNARNLSPFTWERIPGTYENLRSGDCGPVCAKFMEMHLHDNPYPHMSGITDAMVDQFRKVYAMDAYKTIILPAYQPTTTG
- the LOC106446199 gene encoding uncharacterized protein LOC106446199 isoform X1, producing the protein MVADVRNCFLCYLWCEEQMDEMCLVMCGGWVCGSDGKWEFVVEKKRMARMVAVEVGMSIKELERLVLAEFRVGELEYGVSLSYWPPDSLELATGIKTPPVVLTSDGALKYFFTHMKVKGSLNLFATFEPFGGDVFVGSGSKSVGFDTPVMDKKCAGSHFGGKGENVSSVGSKTYPKYTFINDDDVELVEEVERFEERMKAQSKASGGDDFGGCSEGIDGDYVGPEEIDERDVRPRGYDYQFWEPLIAGDLGGSNAVEVIFNDKEDPGLVKMEAARRANGGPAKNGEHGQSSSGWGGSDVEAEVPMDDFSWMGGNRGGGNKPRGHDTGGRDGDKRKLCDVDDEEFDIPPLYDDTEYEAAEIPGLDIEEADGVVHVGKVYGSKVDCQIALAIYAIKNQIRFSQTRTKVDSFVCECPEKKCDWRVTAHEIRGTGYYEIRKAQLVHSCPIESRNGYMKRGTARVIAAVYKAKFKEPSKGPKVGELQRLVLEDLRISASYMKCYRAKQQAVFDLRGPDDDSYTKLAEYLYMLKLANPGTIADIESEVDKGGVERFVYMFLSFGASIRGFKKLRLVLVVDGTHLGGKFKGVLLTASGQDGNFQVFPLAFAVVDAEDVDAWTWFFQKLERILADSPDVTIISDRATSIASAVSRVYPQAQHGYCIVHLARNVNARFSCKGLARMVTAAACAHRMRDYKNYCDKIKAANNDCAIYLGKIGTAHWSRTYFKGDRYNIMTSNIAEQLNNALVEGRSSPIVELLMFIQEMMTRWFSARRKKSERHRGLMTVEVDKVMTKSMALMSGSKINSVSSWSSQVVGKYGGYDSVILDQKKCSCKYFDHMKIPCGHAMLAADNLGVPYDTLVGHWYKTEAWRETYADVISPIGDPRDEDIPEEVMNKVLMPPVTKRPAGRRKTKRFLSTGEIPGPNKKAVPNKCGRCRGTGHNRTNCTVPLK
- the LOC106446199 gene encoding uncharacterized protein LOC106446199 isoform X2, whose protein sequence is MDEMCLVMCGGWVCGSDGKWEFVVEKKRMARMVAVEVGMSIKELERLVLAEFRVGELEYGVSLSYWPPDSLELATGIKTPPVVLTSDGALKYFFTHMKVKGSLNLFATFEPFGGDVFVGSGSKSVGFDTPVMDKKCAGSHFGGKGENVSSVGSKTYPKYTFINDDDVELVEEVERFEERMKAQSKASGGDDFGGCSEGIDGDYVGPEEIDERDVRPRGYDYQFWEPLIAGDLGGSNAVEVIFNDKEDPGLVKMEAARRANGGPAKNGEHGQSSSGWGGSDVEAEVPMDDFSWMGGNRGGGNKPRGHDTGGRDGDKRKLCDVDDEEFDIPPLYDDTEYEAAEIPGLDIEEADGVVHVGKVYGSKVDCQIALAIYAIKNQIRFSQTRTKVDSFVCECPEKKCDWRVTAHEIRGTGYYEIRKAQLVHSCPIESRNGYMKRGTARVIAAVYKAKFKEPSKGPKVGELQRLVLEDLRISASYMKCYRAKQQAVFDLRGPDDDSYTKLAEYLYMLKLANPGTIADIESEVDKGGVERFVYMFLSFGASIRGFKKLRLVLVVDGTHLGGKFKGVLLTASGQDGNFQVFPLAFAVVDAEDVDAWTWFFQKLERILADSPDVTIISDRATSIASAVSRVYPQAQHGYCIVHLARNVNARFSCKGLARMVTAAACAHRMRDYKNYCDKIKAANNDCAIYLGKIGTAHWSRTYFKGDRYNIMTSNIAEQLNNALVEGRSSPIVELLMFIQEMMTRWFSARRKKSERHRGLMTVEVDKVMTKSMALMSGSKINSVSSWSSQVVGKYGGYDSVILDQKKCSCKYFDHMKIPCGHAMLAADNLGVPYDTLVGHWYKTEAWRETYADVISPIGDPRDEDIPEEVMNKVLMPPVTKRPAGRRKTKRFLSTGEIPGPNKKAVPNKCGRCRGTGHNRTNCTVPLK